TATTGTcatgattttgtatttttcaaatgtATATAACATAAGTACTAGATATCAACACTATGATTGACATAACTTTCTATCTCTTAAAAGAACTGAAGATAACAACTTGCTCAATAAACAAAACTAATATAAGCAACTCCATTAAAAGCAAAACCTAGAATGTGGGACTGCTGAGTTCATTTTGCCTATGCAAACAGCAATGCACTGCATTTATTGTTGTCTCCTTTTCTCTACCCAAAAGCATATCAGGTAAATCATGGCCTTTTCTTCCTATCCTTAAATCACCTTCTACCACCTCAATAAATGAAATGACATGTGGAGGGTAGCAATTCATGATGAAATGGACATCAATAGAGAACAACTCAATTCACAAGGAAAAAGTAAGGTAAGAGGCGGGAGGCTTGTTCAAGAAAAATGATACCAATGTCAAAAAGATAGCAGAGGTGTTTGACCTCAACAAATCATTTCTTTGCACAAACCTGACCATTGGAACTACTTAGGTACTTtcaatacaacaacattaacAAAATGAGGCATATTTCACAGAGCAATTGTATTATCTCCAAATACCAAAGCCAGACAACCTCTGCTTGTGAACCAACGAGCAAATGCAATTTATGTCCTCCTTTCTTTTGTGTtaggtatttatttatttttctgattAGTTCTATGTTATGAATTTCTTATCATTGTGCAATTGAGTTCAGCAATTTACTCCAGTACAATCCACGTCTTCTACTTtagaaagaaatgaatgatcATGTGAAATTATCAATATGCCCGTCAGTAGTTGTGAGAAGTACATAAATTTTTTGAGAAAGGAGAAAGCAGGTCGtagaatattttatatataagaggCCTTACCAATTCTTGCTGAAGCTTGTTATTTTGTTGCATAACAGAATTTTTCTCCTCTGTCAACTTAGAAATTAGTGCCTTTGTCTGCAACAAAGACAAAGAACCCTCAGCCTTCAATCTTTATTCATAATAGACCAATATACATGGAAGAATGGAGAACTACACCTAGCAAAGGATTGGTCAAATAGGCAATCTCTAAGTATTGGGACCACCTTTATAACGAAACAAGTATTCAATAAGATATGTAACACAAAGATAGTGATGTAGGAAATACTGGAAGCACATCCTGAAGGGATAAACAATCACCAGTTGATGAAGCAAGGTGACTAACTATAGGTCTAACATCAAAGATTCATTTAAGTCAACCATGTTTGGAACAGAGTAGTCACAAACTATACTTGTAACGACTTAACAGTAACTACATTTCGAAAGAATAAAACTATACAAGTAATTACAGGCAAGTAAAAGTTTACTATCTAAATGACAGCCTTGAACCAAATGATTCCACTCAAGAACTTATAAGAGCACTCAAAGATTTATAGCTTTTCTCCAAGTAAAAACTCATTGATAGCATCTAAACTCGTTAATTATGGTCTAGGTTAAAATTACAGACCATATAGGATATATTAGCAGTAGCACTAGACCTGTACCCCCCATGATCCTTACGAATATTGTTAAAAGATGATTTGTCGAGGACCGTGGAATTGTTCTATAAAGAAGTCAGTTTCGCCGAAGAGGAAGGTTATGTGAGAGACTTCAAACACAGCTAGTTTCAGGCAGTCAGGAAGCATTCATAAAGGGTAGACAGATAGCGGATGCTGCATTAGCGGCAAATGAATGCATCAATCCCCACTTGAAGAGGCCAAACAGGAGTTTCCTGCAAACTTGATTTGGAAAAAGCTTAGAACCATGTAAACTGCCCCTTTCTCTTGGATATCCTGAAGCAGATGAACTTTGGCCCTACACTGATCAGTGTTACAAAAGGCGAGTGCCTCCTCGCCTTTGGTGAGAGGCGAGGCGAGGCGATGGGTCCTCGCCATTCTCTACTGAGGCGAGGCAAGTTCAAAATGGCGAGGTATGGCGAGGTGTGGCGACAGAAAAGGCGCCgcctttttaattaaaaatatttgacttaacaatattagtcaaaattaggttttttttaaatacttttgaaaTTTCTGCTTTCTCCATCGCGACTCTCTCTCTCGATTGACTCTCTTCTCAGCTTCTCCATCGCTGTCTCTTCTCCCTCGCTCTCTTCTCCAGTTCTCTTCTCGGCTTCTCCATCGCTGTCGGCTTCTCCATCGCTGAATATTTGCTAATATGTGTTATTGCTATTAAGATTTTGGAtaaaatatgcaattaaatatttttaatttttggtattaattggcgCCTTTATTCAAAAAGGCAAGCGCCTCGCCGCTCACCTAAGCAGGCCCTTGTCGCCTCTCGCCGTCCACAACACTGACACGGATTCAATTAATACACACTTTTCTGTAAACAGTGTGTTAATTAATGAAGATACTGTTGGTTTCTTTAAGTCTCAAAGAGTATTGAAACAAGGTTACCCTCTTCCTTCTTAGCTAATTGTTTTGGAATGGAAGTGGCTAAGTGTGATGCTCAAGAAATCTGAAAGATCTTTAAAATTCGCAGAAGAAGGGTGGGTGGGGGGTTGGGGTGCGGGGTCCGGGGGGGGCTTAATGATGTGATCTTTGGAACTGTTGAGAAAAAACATTCTTCTCGAGGTGGTGTAACGCTATTTCAATCAAGCTAAAATGGTAAGTAGGACAGATAATTTAGAGAAGTGGGAgtatataatttataacaaCTTTTAGCCAAAATGAAGAAGGTGGTGGTGGGaaatgcacaagtagacacAGGAAGAAGACATGGGACAGATCAGAAGCTGGTGTGAATGCACAAGGGAACTTGCAGAAGATTAATTACAACTTAGACATGTCTAAAATCAACACACTTCCCCAGAAGAACCTTTTCACTGATTGGGTAGAATGAACCCAAGCGGAAATGAAATCGTCGGAAGAAGCTATAAGCCTACAACAATTCCTAAACTAAGCATAGTCTTTATTAATGGAAGGTTCATTAATCAACTATTAGAATATTCTAATAAATTAAATGCTTGTTATATCTAAACATTGTCCAAAAAGAGTTATGATTGTCGGATATCAAAATGAAGGCACATGTGCCTTCTACCCGCGCTTCAATTCTATAAAAACCATCTACCATGTTAGACAAATTCATCATCTTCTTTACTTCTTCCTTTATTCTTATGTTGTTAAATCATTTACATAGGTAGTATGTTATCAAAGGCCCAAGATTTCTTCAAATAGTTCCCATCACATTTGCTTAtatactttcttttttattatgagTACGAAAACTACATCAATAATTACTTGTGTTGGATGGTAGCCGAAGGTGTTAAAATGACTGAGTagtaatgaaaagtttattGCTAAGATAAGACATTCCATTAACAAGAAAATCATTTGGATGAAAAATTTGTTACTGTTGATGAAGCTGATTTTTTTACAAGGCGAAGAAGCTTAAATGTACAACGCTACCACAGGCTGAATCAATGGGCGTTACTGAGAATAACCATGTTAATATGATAAACATGAAGATATCTTTTGTGCTACTTGAGATATGACTTCAATGGATAGTGAAGTCAAATATTCATACAAGTTAGGTGTTCCAATAGTGCATGATTATGGTTTCTTGTTAGGTGAATTGAGAGGTTTGAATGATCTCACTTTTAGGtgtaaatatgaaaatttaattttagttgttcAACTCAACAATGGTGTATTCCTCTATtgtaatttttgtatttcattaatgagaagtttgttatctttttaaaatttttaattatttttgttttctttctcttaATAAGATGAGGCTTCATTTTATGTTAATGCATGaagttaatatctcaaaagatCATTCAACTATGACATTTTTCTTCCCAAAATTTTTGAACAGTGGGATGCATGCATGCAATATCTGATCGAAATAGTTGCATGCAAAATCtgccaaaaaaaatatacactaAAAATACAAGTgtgaaaaaagaataaattaatagtGTTATACATCAAATACTTTTAATGTATAATTGTTCTATTTTAAAGGTTAAATTaaacttttcataattttttttaaaatttaagttggAATGCATGTTAATTCattcaagttaaaataaaaagatatcatATAGGGTTAATGGAATGCATGCAACATGTAAGTTTTATAAATGAGaagtttcttatgtttttaattattggACGTTGATCTTTTTCAATTTACACCTAGCTTTCATGTAATACCTATATAACTTCCAAACTGGATTAGCAAATATATAGAGAggagaagggggggggggggggagttggGGTCAGCTAGGGGAGGGGGGAGAACGGAGAAAAGTCCACAAATGGAGTAACACGGATGGGCCCCTACGCCTCATAAGGTGTCTGGACCGTGCGCCTTGTCTTTAACATTCTTTTGTCGTCCGTTAAGGGACAAAGGGCATGGCGCAAGGTCCCATGCGCCTTTCCCCCTTTGGTTTCCTCCCAAAATTTGTTTGCCGCTTTGGAATTTTGGCAAGATTTTCTTACCTTTTAGTCTCCGGACACAAGTAGGATTTCCCTCTATAATCTATATAGATCACGAATTAGCATAGAGGCTACCCTACTAACCAAGATGGCATGAAAGAGTATTGACTAGAATATAGAACAATGAAACGACTTGGATCATCCTTTTGGATAAACAACGCCGCAAAAGGCCAAAGAAACATATAGAACAAAATACATTGATAATGATCAAATATTGGCATCGAAAGAGAAACTAAGTTCACAATAGATCAAGTCATCAAGATGAACAGCATTTGCCAATGAGCTCACAAAGTAAAATAGAAAGAGTAATGCCTCACATAATTAAACCAACAGACACTATTAAGGAATGCAGGAGTTATAAGTAATAAGGAAACACAGAAAGACAAATACACGAAACCCTATGGTTTCTGATACCAGAACTTCTCATTCAGGCTGAAGTCCATATATGGTAACAATATTGATACTAACACTAGCAAACAAGTACTTAGACATGAAGATTACCTCCAACGAGCTGTCTTGCTGCTCATTATATGCTCTTGCAATCTGCAGCCAAAATATCCAGGAATCTTACATTCACTTCAGTTCCACTTTCCAGAAAGGAgagattttgtatttattatttaataacatcAAGATAAGGTTTCAAAAAAACTCACATTATTAAACTCGGATGTATTTACAGCTCCATTTTCAGATACTGAAGCCCTAGGAGAGGAACCTTCCTCAGACCCCTCCCTCACAGGCAATCGCAGTTGAGGTGGAACATAAACCACTTTCAACTTGCAGTCCTCCACATAATTCCCCGACTCCTTATTGAACTATAACCAAAAAGTGCATCTAATAAACACACTACTTCTCATGAATATTGAAGAATGCCAGTAATTATTCTTACTACAACATAAAGTTTTACCATCTCGGGAGTAATGTCCTTTGCAGCAGCTCCAGGGCTTGCAACAACACTTTGAAGCAGGAACTTATCCTTGCATTGCATATCTGGTGGAGCCTCTTTCTGAGCTTGCATTGTAACTAAACCAGAaatggttaaaaaaaaaaagttactctCCATCGCACTACAAAAAGTTCTTTCGAATTCACTTACATGATATATTAGTAACAACAGAGGGAAAAACATCCAAATAATTGCAAAAACCTAAGCTTGATAGAGAAAACATCACATCAAATTCTATATAAATGAAATAGTATCAAAATCATTTCGAAACATCCGACCTTTAACTTCGCTGGAAGAATGAGGCATGACAATTCCAGTGTTGGGCCTTACACAATACTTCTTCGGATTCGTTGTTTTCacctaaaaaaaatgaaattccaACCTTCacgatttcaaaaaaaaaaaaactaactacACTTCAAATTTAGCAGATTACCTTGAAAGCAACATAATTATCAGACTTGTTCGTCAACTTCATTGAGCATGAGATCTGCCTTTTCAATTCAACTATCCATAAGCACAAAACAAAAGCAAATAAATTAACAACAGAGCAAGTGTAATACGGATCTTAGAAGTGACAAAAATGGAAACAGAGAACATCTCATTAGCCAAAGTAGAGAAAGTTACAGGGGAATTGAAGCTCAACAGAATCGATTTGAAGTAGCTCTCCTCCGTTACTCATTCCTACGCAATCTTGTAAACGGCCGGAGCAGCAGTTTCACGGTGCCGGAAACTCAACGAATAATTTTCACGGCGAGAATCTCGAATACTGAaggaaaagagagagagagagatatggGGGGTTTTCGAAACTTTGGGGGGAAAAAGAGAGTGTGTGTGAGTGATGGGGTGCCAATAAGCAAAAACGTGATAACACTGTCGTTGGTCTATGTTTTATGTTAGCTGCGTTTAAATGCGGCAAGTGTTTTCTTGTTTGGTGTGACCTACTCTCTTTTATGTTTACAAGTTTGCATAAATTGTTTGCGTTCACAACTACTTTGacttttgaaaatataagtttaaaaatatattacaaagaTCTAGTACAGTTAAATTCGTATGATA
The sequence above is a segment of the Solanum lycopersicum chromosome 10, SLM_r2.1 genome. Coding sequences within it:
- the LOC101244532 gene encoding vesicle-associated protein 1-2; this encodes MSNGGELLQIDSVELQFPFELKRQISCSMKLTNKSDNYVAFKVKTTNPKKYCVRPNTGIVMPHSSSEVKVTMQAQKEAPPDMQCKDKFLLQSVVASPGAAAKDITPEMFNKESGNYVEDCKLKVVYVPPQLRLPVREGSEEGSSPRASVSENGAVNTSEFNNIARAYNEQQDSSLETKALISKLTEEKNSVMQQNNKLQQELELLRREHNRSRGGIPTVYVLVIALLGILLGYLLKRT